The Carassius gibelio isolate Cgi1373 ecotype wild population from Czech Republic chromosome B22, carGib1.2-hapl.c, whole genome shotgun sequence genome window below encodes:
- the LOC127987309 gene encoding uncharacterized protein LOC127987309 gives MRRDVEMHGRLISLVELPALFNTQLSEEEVMRQAHRCVSLCHPGVHAFLLILPDGPINNEDKAETERIQRIFSSRINKHTMILIKQSSEHHTAELKEETQYVIESFGGRRHFVGPDTQGSELVEKLKQMVEENSGDCFSTETLLDAQMEKLQKFEEMKKRIHSLETWFQTQDPRNREDELRIVLLGKTGVGKSSTGNTILGTEAYIYDFSGKSVTKVCQKETHEINRRHITVIDTPGLFDTELSNDEIQREIRNCISMILPGPHVFLLLIPLGRFTQEEEKSVKIIRETFGENSLMYTIVLFTNGDKLKNKTIEHFLANTGSSLKNLITECGNRFHVFNNETKDRTQVTDLLQKIDEMVKANGGSYYSCKMFREMERELQEQQKKILTEKADQLNREKEELIKKHKEEIKKLKTKMEEDHEKEKKRREEECKEREDRYKRDIKDIEEQERKIREELKREREEWEKQKRQERQRREEEEEKSRKKEQAMWNEYNQRFKQEMETMKMLIKEERHNRDTERKRIEEEFIAERYKRDIKDIEDQERKIREELKREREGWEIQKQQERLREKEEEEKEKEKT, from the exons ATGAGGAGAGACGTGGAGATGCATGGACGTCTGATCAGTCTGGTGGAGCTTCCAGCTCTGTTCAACACTCAGCTCTCAGAGGAGGAAGTGATGCGTCAGGCTCAccgctgtgtgtctctctgtcatcCTGGAGTTCACGCTTTCCTCCTCATTCTTCCTGATGGTCCAATTAATAATGAAGACAAAGCAGAAACTGAGAGGATCCAGAGAATATTCAGCTCAAGAATCAACAAGCACACCATGATCCTCATAAAGCAGAGTTCAGAGCATCACACAGCAGAACTAAAAGAAGAAACTCAGTATGTCATTGAGAGTTTTGGAGGACGACGACACTTCGTTGGACCAGACACACAAGGGTCTGAGCTGGTGGAGAAATTAAAGCAGATGGTTGAGGAAAACAGTGGTGATTGCTTCTCCACAGAGACGTTGTTGGATGCACAGatggaaaaactgcagaaatttGAAGAAATGAAGAAGAGAATCCATTCTTTAGAGACGTGGTTTCAAACACAAG ATCCGAGAAACAGAGAAGATGAACTGAGGATTGTGCTGCTGGGAAAAACTGGAGTTGGGAAGAGTTCAACTGGAAACACCATCTTAGGAACAGAAGCATATATATATGACTTTTCTGGAAAGTCTGTTACTAAAGTGTGTCAGAAAGAGACACATGAAATCAACAGAAGACACATTACTGTGATCGACACTCCAGGACTGTTTGATACTGAACTCAGTAATGATGAAATCCAGAGAGAAATCAGAAACTGCATCTCCATGATCCTGCCTGGACCACATGTGTTTCTCTTACTGATTCCACTGGGACGATTCACTCAAGAGGAAGAGAAATCAGTGAAGATCATCCGAGAGACATTTGGTGAAAACTCATTAATGTACACCATAGTGCTGTTTACCAATGGAGACAAACTGAAGAATAAAACCATTGAACATTTCTTGGCAAACACTGGATCTTCTCTTAAAAACCTCATTACTGAGTGTGGAAACAGATTCCATGTGTTTAATAATGAGACCAAAGACCGAACACAGGTGACTGATCTACTGCAGAAGATAGACGAAATGGTGAAAGCAAATGGAGGGAGTTACTACTCATGTAAGATgttcagagagatggagagagaactaCAAGAACAACAGAAGAAGATACTGACAGAGAAAGCAGATCAATTaaacagagaaaaagaagaaCTGATAAAGAAACATAAAGAAGAGATAAAGAAGTTGAAGACAAAGATGGAAGAAGatcatgaaaaagagaaaaagagaagagaagaggaatgTAAAGAGAGGGAAGATCGATATAAAAGAGATATCAAAGACATAGAGGAACAAGAGAGAAAGATACGAGAGGAGCTGAAGAGAGAACGAGAGGAATGGGAGAAACAGAAACGAcaagaaagacaaagaagagaagaagaggaggagaaaagCAGAAAGAAAGAGCAGGCAATGTGGAATGAATATAATCAGAGATTTAAACAAGAGATGGAGACAATGAAGATGCTGATAAAGGAAGAAAGACATAATCGtgatacagagagaaagagaatagaAGAAGAATTTATTGCAGAACGATATAAAAGAGACATTAAAGATATAGAGGACCAAGAGAGAAAGATACGAGAGGAGCTGAAGAGAGAACGAGAGGGATGGGAGATACAGAAACAACAGGAAAGACTAagagaaaaagaggaagaagagaaagaaaaagagaaaacttaa